Proteins encoded together in one Vogesella indigofera window:
- a CDS encoding DJ-1/PfpI family protein: MHIAILTFDGFNELDSLIALGILHRIKTPGWRVSIASPTAKVRSMNGVVLESHISLSEASQADAVIVGSGMQTREVVADGALMAQMQFDPSRQLLGAQCSGTLVLAKLGLLDGVSACTDLITKPWVQEAGVSVLPQPFFASGNVATAGGCLASPYLAAWVIARLQGVEAARSALHYVAPVGEKEDYVSRAMRHVAPYCAQPRLL, encoded by the coding sequence ATGCACATCGCTATCCTCACCTTTGACGGCTTCAACGAACTCGATTCTTTAATCGCGCTCGGCATTCTCCACCGCATCAAGACGCCCGGCTGGCGTGTGTCGATCGCCAGCCCCACCGCAAAAGTCCGTTCGATGAATGGGGTGGTGCTCGAATCGCACATCTCACTGTCCGAGGCCAGCCAAGCGGATGCGGTGATCGTGGGCAGTGGCATGCAGACGCGGGAGGTGGTCGCGGATGGCGCGCTGATGGCGCAAATGCAGTTTGATCCATCCCGGCAGCTGCTGGGCGCGCAATGCTCCGGCACGCTGGTACTGGCCAAACTTGGCTTGCTGGACGGGGTGTCGGCCTGCACCGACCTGATCACCAAGCCCTGGGTACAGGAGGCCGGCGTTAGCGTGTTGCCGCAGCCTTTCTTCGCCAGCGGCAATGTGGCCACGGCCGGTGGCTGTCTCGCCTCACCGTATCTCGCCGCCTGGGTGATTGCCCGGTTGCAGGGTGTCGAGGCGGCCCGCAGTGCCCTTCACTACGTGGCGCCGGTGGGTGAGAAGGAGGACTACGTCTCCCGCGCCATGCGGCATGTCGCGCCGTACTGTGCACAACCCCGGCTCTTGTAG